The Crocosphaera subtropica ATCC 51142 genome includes a window with the following:
- a CDS encoding efflux RND transporter permease subunit produces MLLSLSNAFIKRPVLSTVCTIVIILLGTISMAVLPLDKLPEIAPKKVAVTANYIGADAKTTEDNVTTVLEREINGTEQVRWIDSFTDNTGNVSINVTFPTEMDRNTAQVLVQNRVSQAQSTLPSVVNQAGVRTNTQSPSLTLVYGFYAENGPDGQPLYDKTFIYNYVDRYVWNEMKGLPGVGSVGLFGGANYAMRIWLDPDKLAARGLTALDVVGVINEQNFDVGVGRIGQQPAPPEQQFELPLRVQGRFQTVAEAEDMVVKVGNDGTLIRIGDVGYAELGMENYDTVVNVDGFTGVAFLIYQLPGSNALETADAAKAKMAELEPNFPPGLKVVIGLDNTLFVNASLNDLSITLLQAIALVVLVIFVFLQDWRTTIIPGIAIPVALVGAMIGLNAFGFTLNQLSLFACVLATGLVVDDGIVIVEAVSSKLAQGMRPTQAAMDAMDELFGATISTSVVLMAVFIPVCFFPGTTGIVYRQFALTIIFAVLFSTFNALTFSPTMSAILLGPPEEKHGPLAVFFRWFNQGFDVIREAYRGFINFLTRIRIIIMALFIGGLVATGWIYTTMPSGFIPAEDQGYFFALVDAPPGVSLNYTQAIDRQVTDIIQNMDNAEQTLDHVINLTGFSFEGRNANKSLTFVKLKPWEERPGPKKSAFGIIQNLNRQFAQNISGARVFATNAPPVDGLSNFDGSEIFIQDRQLKGMDALIDNVQRVITAANQRPEIGQTFTTFTFNSPLMSLSIDREKAKAQNVDIDSILRTLQTYIGSNFVNQFVFEGRLYRVYAQATAQDRSNPQDIGRLYVRSREGAMVQLSNLVSTETTTYPPILTRYKTFPAIKLIASPAQGYSSGQVIQAMEAVAQETLQPGFGYSWTNTAAEEQSSAGAAPIVFGLAFVMVFLVLAAQYESYIDPTIILLTVPLAILGALGMIWLRVTFVQTAPFNPGNGIWPVLNNNMYAQVALVMLIGLAAKNAILIVEFANQSRDLGMSITQAAISASEQRLRPILMTAVSSLVGFAPLLAASSVGAVSRWSLGTAIFGGLALATVLSLVLVPILYIVIKNFEKYVLGGDDGTPPGDGGNGHGNGNQPSPTAPEEEQTPVYRISSQGE; encoded by the coding sequence ATGTTACTGTCCCTATCAAATGCTTTTATTAAAAGACCTGTATTAAGTACCGTTTGTACCATTGTTATTATCCTTTTGGGGACTATCTCTATGGCGGTGTTGCCTTTGGATAAGTTACCAGAGATCGCACCAAAAAAAGTGGCAGTAACGGCTAACTATATCGGGGCCGATGCTAAAACCACAGAAGACAACGTTACTACCGTCTTAGAACGGGAAATTAACGGAACCGAACAGGTGAGGTGGATCGACTCCTTTACCGATAATACCGGAAATGTTTCCATTAACGTCACCTTTCCCACGGAAATGGATCGCAATACCGCCCAGGTACTGGTTCAAAACCGAGTCTCTCAAGCTCAATCCACTTTACCGTCAGTAGTAAACCAAGCAGGGGTGAGAACTAACACCCAATCCCCCAGTTTAACCCTAGTGTATGGATTTTATGCCGAAAATGGGCCAGACGGTCAACCCCTCTATGATAAAACCTTTATTTATAACTATGTTGATCGTTACGTCTGGAATGAGATGAAAGGGTTGCCAGGGGTGGGATCGGTGGGTTTATTTGGGGGGGCCAACTATGCCATGAGAATATGGCTTGATCCCGATAAATTAGCCGCTAGGGGACTAACCGCTTTAGATGTTGTCGGTGTGATCAATGAACAGAACTTTGATGTCGGTGTAGGAAGAATTGGACAACAACCCGCCCCACCCGAACAACAGTTTGAACTCCCCCTACGGGTGCAAGGACGGTTTCAAACCGTTGCAGAAGCAGAAGATATGGTGGTCAAAGTAGGGAACGATGGTACTTTGATCCGCATTGGGGATGTGGGGTACGCAGAATTAGGCATGGAAAACTATGACACCGTGGTTAACGTCGATGGCTTCACAGGGGTCGCTTTTTTAATTTATCAGTTACCCGGCAGTAATGCCCTAGAAACCGCCGATGCAGCGAAGGCCAAAATGGCAGAATTAGAGCCGAATTTTCCCCCTGGCTTGAAAGTGGTCATCGGTTTAGATAATACCTTATTTGTGAATGCGTCTCTTAACGATTTAAGCATCACTTTACTCCAGGCGATCGCCTTAGTGGTATTGGTGATCTTTGTGTTCCTCCAAGACTGGCGAACCACTATCATTCCAGGAATTGCCATTCCGGTGGCATTGGTAGGGGCGATGATCGGTTTAAATGCCTTTGGCTTTACCCTCAACCAGTTAAGTCTCTTTGCTTGTGTATTGGCCACTGGTTTGGTGGTAGATGATGGCATCGTTATTGTAGAGGCAGTTTCGAGTAAATTAGCCCAAGGAATGCGCCCTACCCAAGCAGCGATGGATGCTATGGACGAACTGTTTGGGGCGACGATTTCCACTTCTGTGGTATTGATGGCGGTATTTATTCCCGTTTGTTTCTTTCCAGGTACCACCGGCATCGTTTATCGACAATTTGCCCTAACTATCATCTTTGCTGTTTTATTTTCCACCTTCAACGCTTTAACCTTCTCCCCTACCATGTCGGCCATTTTATTGGGGCCACCGGAAGAAAAACATGGCCCCTTAGCGGTCTTTTTTCGCTGGTTTAACCAAGGGTTTGATGTCATTCGAGAAGCATATCGGGGTTTTATTAATTTTTTAACCCGTATCCGAATTATCATTATGGCCTTATTTATTGGGGGGTTAGTGGCCACCGGTTGGATCTATACCACCATGCCATCCGGCTTTATTCCAGCAGAAGATCAAGGCTATTTCTTCGCTTTAGTTGATGCACCGCCGGGGGTTTCCCTCAATTATACCCAGGCGATCGATCGGCAAGTAACTGACATTATTCAAAACATGGATAATGCGGAGCAAACCCTAGACCATGTGATTAATTTAACGGGTTTTTCCTTTGAAGGGAGAAATGCGAATAAGTCTCTTACCTTTGTTAAATTAAAGCCTTGGGAAGAACGGCCCGGCCCGAAAAAATCAGCCTTTGGCATCATTCAAAATTTGAATCGACAATTTGCTCAAAACATATCTGGGGCTAGAGTGTTTGCCACCAATGCTCCTCCTGTGGACGGTTTAAGTAACTTTGACGGGTCAGAAATCTTTATTCAAGACCGTCAGTTAAAAGGAATGGATGCGTTGATCGATAATGTACAACGGGTGATAACGGCCGCTAATCAACGGCCAGAAATTGGACAAACCTTTACCACCTTTACCTTTAATAGTCCCTTGATGAGTTTATCCATTGACCGAGAAAAGGCCAAAGCGCAAAATGTTGATATTGATAGTATTTTAAGAACCTTACAGACTTATATTGGCTCTAATTTTGTCAATCAATTCGTTTTTGAAGGTCGTCTTTATCGGGTTTATGCCCAAGCAACGGCACAAGATCGCTCTAACCCTCAAGATATTGGTCGTTTATATGTGCGATCAAGAGAAGGAGCGATGGTTCAACTCAGTAACTTAGTCAGTACCGAAACCACGACTTATCCTCCCATTCTCACCCGTTACAAGACGTTTCCGGCCATTAAACTCATTGCGTCTCCGGCACAGGGTTATAGTTCTGGTCAGGTGATTCAAGCAATGGAAGCAGTGGCCCAGGAGACACTACAGCCTGGTTTCGGCTATTCTTGGACCAATACAGCGGCTGAAGAACAAAGCTCCGCAGGAGCAGCCCCCATTGTCTTTGGCTTAGCCTTTGTCATGGTATTTCTAGTCTTAGCCGCCCAATACGAAAGCTATATTGACCCCACCATCATCCTCTTAACGGTTCCGTTGGCTATTTTAGGGGCATTGGGGATGATTTGGTTACGAGTCACTTTTGTGCAAACTGCCCCTTTTAACCCTGGTAATGGTATCTGGCCGGTCTTGAATAATAATATGTATGCTCAGGTAGCGTTAGTGATGTTAATCGGGTTAGCTGCTAAGAATGCGATTCTAATTGTAGAATTTGCTAACCAGTCCCGTGATCTAGGGATGAGTATCACCCAAGCGGCCATCAGTGCATCCGAACAACGGTTACGACCTATTTTAATGACAGCAGTGTCTTCCCTGGTGGGGTTTGCTCCTTTATTAGCTGCTTCGAGTGTGGGTGCGGTGAGTCGTTGGTCTTTGGGAACGGCTATTTTTGGAGGTTTGGCCCTGGCAACGGTGTTAAGTTTGGTGTTAGTTCCTATTCTCTATATTGTCATCAAAAACTTTGAAAAATATGTTCTCGGTGGCGATGATGGAACCCCTCCTGGCGATGGTGGAAATGGTCACGGAAACGGTAATCAACCCTCTCCTACGGCACCAGAGGAGGAACAAACTCCAGTTTATCGTATTTCTTCTCAAGGGGAGTAA
- a CDS encoding potassium channel family protein encodes MKVPWKIYSSATGYNKLFINLILLFILAPFAAFNSYINFLVSCFFLLTLLLGLNTLNLPKNILFSLRVFAALGFIADVIVLKSIHFTEISALVSYFCYGIFMIMFIIAIGFRISQEEKVNKQVIRGGICLYLLLGLLWFFFYQITVFFDPNAFSIPEGLDTPSLFYFSFTTLTTLGYGDITPNNAFAMTLSNGEALVGQIYPAVVIAKLVSLYTDE; translated from the coding sequence ATGAAAGTTCCTTGGAAAATCTATTCTTCAGCTACTGGCTATAATAAACTCTTTATTAACCTTATTTTACTGTTTATTTTGGCTCCTTTTGCTGCGTTTAATAGTTACATCAATTTTTTAGTTAGTTGTTTCTTTTTACTGACTTTACTCTTAGGATTAAATACCCTGAATTTACCGAAAAATATTCTTTTTTCCTTACGGGTTTTTGCTGCTTTAGGATTTATTGCTGATGTTATTGTTTTGAAATCAATTCATTTCACTGAAATCAGTGCTTTGGTTTCTTACTTTTGCTATGGCATTTTTATGATCATGTTTATTATCGCTATTGGTTTTAGAATTTCTCAAGAAGAGAAGGTTAATAAACAGGTAATTAGAGGGGGGATTTGTTTATATTTACTTTTAGGTCTTTTATGGTTTTTCTTCTATCAAATTACTGTTTTTTTTGATCCGAATGCTTTTTCTATACCAGAAGGCTTAGATACACCTTCTCTATTTTATTTTAGTTTTACTACCTTAACCACTTTGGGTTATGGGGATATTACCCCTAATAATGCCTTTGCCATGACTTTAAGTAATGGGGAAGCTTTAGTAGGACAAATTTATCCGGCCGTGGTTATTGCTAAATTAGTTAGTCTTTATACTGATGAATAA
- a CDS encoding HAMP domain-containing sensor histidine kinase: MSKLSLGTRLFLSHLLVMFVGLGSFICIAKFSSPRMFIVRLEKLEKQGFFTVRSARTYLVKGFETAWNNSAFWSVIFGVSAAGGVSYFVSRRTMKPLNQMKEITQKLAQGHLEERMPESDIPEWDQLGNSFNLMANSLEGVEKRRRELISDMTHELRTPLTVMRGYLEELANGSIEGNPDLYLNLVKETRRLERLIHDMQELSKAEAGYLSITLHPINIIPLLTSLVERFSDQIMDDGPMIQLDYPQELPPVLADSDRTEQILVNLIGNAIRYTETGTITIKAWSTKKQVWIEIIDTGIGIKPEDLPYIFERFWRADKSRSRYSGGTGIGLAITRRLVELQGGKIEVESEIGKGSTFRFSLSIA, translated from the coding sequence ATGTCTAAATTAAGTCTCGGAACTCGTTTATTTTTATCCCATTTATTGGTTATGTTTGTGGGATTAGGAAGTTTTATTTGTATCGCTAAATTTTCTTCTCCTAGAATGTTTATTGTTCGCTTAGAAAAACTTGAAAAACAAGGATTTTTTACCGTTCGTTCGGCAAGAACTTATTTAGTCAAAGGCTTTGAAACAGCGTGGAATAATAGTGCATTTTGGTCAGTAATTTTCGGCGTTAGTGCTGCTGGAGGGGTTAGTTATTTTGTTTCTCGTCGCACGATGAAACCCCTCAATCAAATGAAAGAAATTACCCAAAAATTAGCCCAAGGTCATTTAGAAGAAAGAATGCCAGAAAGTGATATTCCAGAATGGGATCAATTAGGAAATAGTTTTAATCTTATGGCTAATAGTTTAGAAGGAGTCGAAAAAAGAAGACGAGAATTAATTAGTGATATGACCCATGAATTAAGAACTCCTTTAACTGTTATGAGGGGTTATTTAGAAGAATTAGCCAATGGTTCCATTGAAGGAAATCCTGATCTTTATTTAAACTTAGTAAAAGAAACGAGAAGACTAGAAAGATTGATTCATGATATGCAAGAACTTTCTAAAGCAGAAGCGGGTTATCTTTCTATTACTTTACATCCTATCAATATTATTCCTTTATTAACCTCTTTGGTGGAAAGATTTAGCGATCAAATAATGGATGATGGCCCTATGATTCAATTAGATTATCCCCAAGAATTACCTCCAGTTTTAGCAGATAGCGATCGCACTGAACAAATATTAGTTAATTTAATTGGTAATGCTATTCGTTATACCGAAACGGGAACCATTACCATTAAAGCTTGGTCAACAAAAAAACAAGTTTGGATTGAAATTATTGACACAGGAATCGGCATTAAACCCGAAGATTTACCATACATATTTGAAAGGTTTTGGCGTGCAGATAAGTCCCGTTCACGGTATTCTGGAGGCACAGGTATCGGCCTCGCAATCACCCGTCGTCTAGTAGAATTACAAGGGGGGAAAATTGAAGTAGAAAGTGAAATAGGAAAAGGAAGTACCTTCCGCTTTTCTCTCTCTATTGCTTAA
- a CDS encoding 4'-phosphopantetheinyl transferase family protein yields MNIIWKSPSKHLTINPQEVHIWKTNLEQLSIDFQNSFNLLNEEEKIKAQRFHFEKHQKRFTLARSSLKKILSFYLSISPQDIKFQYSDYGKPKIIDKINLINLQFNVSHSEDIAIYGVTCDYFIGVDVEYIRPMPEAENLAKRFFSQKEYQQIRGLSSEEKNREFFKLWTGKEAYLKAIGKGIGGGLEKVEISTHKPIKFINLPECNNINYNLLYLTPHDNYLAAIAVEENEQTYHYWQLN; encoded by the coding sequence ATGAATATCATATGGAAAAGCCCTTCTAAGCACTTAACGATTAACCCGCAAGAAGTTCATATATGGAAAACAAACTTAGAACAATTATCTATTGATTTTCAAAATAGTTTCAACCTTTTAAATGAAGAGGAAAAAATTAAAGCCCAAAGATTTCACTTTGAGAAACATCAAAAAAGGTTTACCTTAGCGAGAAGTAGTTTAAAAAAAATTTTAAGTTTTTATTTATCAATTTCTCCTCAAGACATTAAGTTTCAATATAGTGATTATGGCAAACCTAAAATAATAGATAAAATCAATTTAATTAATTTACAATTTAATGTATCTCATTCAGAAGATATAGCCATTTATGGGGTAACTTGTGATTATTTCATTGGGGTTGATGTAGAATATATACGTCCGATGCCAGAAGCAGAAAATCTAGCTAAGCGTTTTTTTTCTCAGAAAGAATATCAACAAATTAGGGGATTATCATCTGAAGAAAAAAATAGAGAATTTTTTAAACTTTGGACGGGTAAAGAAGCTTACCTGAAAGCCATCGGAAAAGGTATTGGTGGAGGATTAGAAAAAGTAGAAATATCAACCCATAAACCCATAAAATTTATCAATTTACCTGAGTGCAATAACATCAACTATAATCTATTATATTTAACACCCCACGATAATTATTTAGCTGCAATAGCTGTTGAAGAAAATGAACAAACCTATCATTATTGGCAACTTAACTGA
- the rfbD gene encoding dTDP-4-dehydrorhamnose reductase, with amino-acid sequence MTKILLTGSDGQVGQDLQQTLVPIGEVVATNRQQLDLTSPNNIRQVIQEIQPDIIVNSAAYTAVDKAESESDLAFAINAIAPAIMAEEAKKIGAFLLHISTDYVFDGTQNTPYLETDKTHPLGVYGQSKLAGEQGIEKNGDRYVILRTAWVYGTEGKGNFVKTMLRLGQEKEQLGIVSDQVGTPTWSYDIANTISQMLTQLNLAETREIYHFTNSGVASWYDLAVAVFEEAKNIGFPLNIKQINPITTQEYPTPAKRPHYSVLSGKKTAKLLGYNAPYWRDSLKKMLIKFYKN; translated from the coding sequence ATGACAAAAATCTTGTTAACTGGTAGTGATGGACAAGTCGGTCAAGACTTACAGCAAACCTTAGTACCCATTGGAGAAGTTGTTGCTACCAACCGTCAGCAACTTGACTTAACATCTCCTAATAATATTCGTCAAGTTATCCAAGAAATTCAACCTGATATTATTGTTAATTCCGCCGCTTATACCGCCGTAGACAAAGCAGAAAGTGAATCAGATTTAGCTTTTGCCATTAACGCTATTGCGCCAGCAATTATGGCAGAAGAAGCGAAGAAAATAGGTGCATTTTTATTGCACATTTCTACAGATTATGTCTTTGATGGAACCCAAAATACTCCTTATTTAGAAACAGATAAAACTCATCCTTTAGGGGTTTATGGACAAAGCAAACTCGCAGGAGAACAAGGGATTGAAAAAAACGGCGATCGCTATGTTATTTTAAGAACAGCTTGGGTGTATGGCACTGAAGGTAAAGGAAATTTTGTCAAAACGATGTTACGTTTAGGTCAAGAAAAAGAGCAACTTGGAATTGTCAGTGATCAAGTTGGTACTCCTACCTGGTCTTATGATATTGCTAACACCATATCCCAAATGCTGACTCAGCTTAATTTAGCAGAAACAAGAGAAATTTACCATTTTACTAATAGCGGTGTGGCAAGCTGGTATGATTTAGCTGTAGCTGTGTTTGAAGAGGCTAAAAACATTGGCTTTCCCCTGAATATTAAGCAGATTAATCCCATTACAACCCAAGAATATCCCACACCAGCCAAACGCCCTCATTATTCAGTCTTATCTGGGAAAAAAACGGCTAAACTATTAGGATATAATGCCCCGTATTGGCGTGATTCCCTTAAAAAAATGTTAATCAAATTCTATAAAAATTAA
- a CDS encoding glucose-1-phosphate thymidylyltransferase: MKALILSGGKGTRLRPLTYTGAKQLVPVANKPILWYGIESIVKAGITEIGIIISPETGEEIRRKTDNGEQLGANITYIVQDEPLGLAHAVKVAQSFLGDDPFIMYLGDNLIQDDLNLFLDKFKNKHLDGLILLRSVPNPTAFGVAEVDNQGRVLKLVEKPKNPPSNLALVGVYFFSPGIHEAIANIQPSARGELEITDAIQELIDSEKIVESLQLNGWWLDTGKKDDLLEANRIILDTNLTINKLGNIDENSKISGRVNIKEGSKIINSTIRGPVIIGENCHIENCFIGPYTSIGDQCTLIDADIEHSVLLEGAQVLEIHQRIVDSLIGQRAKLEMAPQRPKALRFMVGDDSHIELV, translated from the coding sequence ATGAAAGCATTAATTCTTTCCGGTGGAAAAGGAACCAGATTAAGACCCCTTACCTATACAGGGGCAAAGCAATTAGTGCCTGTTGCCAATAAACCTATTTTATGGTACGGAATTGAGTCAATTGTCAAAGCAGGAATTACCGAGATTGGTATTATTATTAGTCCAGAAACAGGGGAAGAAATACGCAGAAAAACTGATAACGGTGAACAGTTAGGAGCTAACATTACCTATATTGTACAAGACGAACCTTTAGGATTAGCCCATGCGGTCAAAGTTGCCCAATCCTTTTTAGGAGATGACCCCTTTATTATGTATTTAGGGGATAACTTAATTCAAGATGATCTTAATCTCTTTTTAGATAAGTTTAAAAATAAACATTTAGATGGATTGATTTTATTACGTTCTGTCCCTAATCCTACCGCATTTGGTGTGGCTGAAGTCGATAACCAGGGACGAGTATTAAAGTTAGTTGAAAAGCCCAAAAATCCCCCATCAAATTTAGCCTTAGTTGGGGTTTATTTCTTCTCTCCTGGCATTCATGAAGCCATTGCCAATATTCAACCGTCAGCCAGAGGAGAATTAGAAATTACTGATGCTATTCAAGAACTTATTGATAGTGAGAAAATTGTTGAGTCATTACAGTTAAATGGCTGGTGGTTAGACACAGGAAAAAAAGATGATTTACTCGAAGCAAACCGCATTATTTTAGATACCAATTTAACCATTAATAAATTAGGAAATATTGATGAAAATAGTAAGATCAGTGGCAGAGTCAATATCAAAGAAGGCTCCAAAATTATTAACAGTACCATTCGAGGTCCGGTGATTATTGGAGAAAATTGTCATATTGAAAATTGTTTTATTGGTCCTTATACCAGTATTGGTGATCAATGTACGTTAATTGATGCCGATATCGAACATAGTGTTCTATTAGAAGGCGCACAAGTATTAGAAATTCATCAAAGAATTGTTGATAGTTTAATTGGACAACGAGCTAAATTAGAAATGGCTCCTCAACGACCAAAAGCATTAAGATTTATGGTAGGGGATGATTCTCATATTGAGTTAGTTTAA